From Lytechinus variegatus isolate NC3 chromosome 16, Lvar_3.0, whole genome shotgun sequence, the proteins below share one genomic window:
- the LOC121430136 gene encoding uncharacterized protein LOC121430136, giving the protein MPKQKSRGSVRDQEKTKKEYERLPPQTVSQKQPLVPFPTTSPSDEKQSSKRKWGRKPDESAKKKLKSPHTERVVVYQSKEVRIEKLQKDVDEVIDLVRTNVDGILERDAKVEDLEIAADRLHGAALEFKKTGKVVMVRYWWRNNRCFVIFGILILIAILVGLAVWIPKMIRSHDSTAAADPPVANVTSEPFVNVSVSSTPDAGLPSTETWERSRTRFPPGRRDGG; this is encoded by the exons AAATCAAGAGGTAGTGTCAGAGACCAAGAAAAGACCAAGAAGGAATACGAAAGACTTCCACCACAGACGGTTTCACAAAAACAACCTCTCGTTCCTTTTCCAACCACATCACCATCGGACGAAAAACAGTCCTCTAAACGAAAATGGGGACGGAAGCCCGACGAGAGCGCCAAAAAGAAACTGAAAAGCCCCCACACCGAGAGAGTGGTGGTTTACCAATCGAAGGAGGTCAGAATCGAAAAGCTTCAAAAGGACGTTGACGAGGTGATCGACCTTGTGCGCACCAATGTCGATGGAATCTTAGAGAGGGATGCGAAAGTCGAAGACTTGGAGATCGCGGCCGACCGGCTTCACGGTGCG GCTTTGGAGTTCAAGAAAACTGGAAAAGTTGTAATGGTGAGATACTGGTGGAGGAACAACCGCTGCTTCGTAATTTTCGGCATTCTTATATTAATTGCCATACTTGTCGGCCTCGCCGTCTGGATCCCCAAGATGATTCGATCCCATGACTCAACGGCTGCAGCTGATCCTCCAGTGGCAAATGTGACCTCTGAACCATTTGTTAATGTGTCAGTCAGCTCTACCCCGGATGCCGGTCTGCCTTCGACAGAGACGTGGGAAAGGAGTAGGACGAGGTTCCCGCCTGGTCGAAGGGATGGAGGATGA